A genomic segment from Streptomyces sp. TLI_235 encodes:
- a CDS encoding nucleic acid/nucleotide deaminase of polymorphic system toxin encodes MLPDGLEWVLEMLGFDWPKADEDKLRECAQVWRDFADQVDELNYQALSAANSVRSANSGDSIDAFGKAFDKFSTGGDGYLADAATASRLIAAAFDAAAVIVITCKIAVIAQIVILAAEIIAAQAAAPFTFGLSELGALGATQATKMIVRRLLKELRDALIEAIMETLKDPIVSAVQAMISDLIAQTVNQGFGAQDGYDLGRTAKTGWEEGKSSAENWKQSFGESLRDGLGSRAGGSARHHAERAAGHGDGGSGHEGGGSESGGSGESGSGDSGSSGPSGSSGTSNSTGSSGSSGASGSDSGSGSSGSGSSSGSTGSSGSTGSSSGGSRPSSGDSGGSGTSHSPSGDSGSGDSGAGNRSESTSRPAPAPSSDNRNSTPLDPFGTRLSSDPAPSANHTPTGGDGTPPASSAPAPSSGADSGSPAHTGTDSRPAPGSDGPVPASGDGRGADAPPAHTGTDSRPTPPAQDGSSDGPARSGDTPSDRSGGDTTRPGPTAAHPTPDATPAPAPAPGPSHTPAPQHTGDGSSTPTHGGTPNARPDTTPAPAPAPATAPAHATTPHHTGDAGTPPHSGTPDSRPGPVSTHPTPDSSPTPAPGHAADSPSSRPSSDAGSTPSHAQPQSGDARTTTPSYGPVRGDDTSGSPTHSGESRPSPSYGPVRGDAPASTAAQPHNGPDAGRPGNEAPPQRHESVPRAEETTPQQERSGSAVPPHAGSVPHVPAGDASRTPSSDGPHRATVHTASTAVADAPPTHTPGTPTPDGTTTPSTGQPSQNPGPVNPGAGVPPTSGTPGTGGTGTPRTDRPTANRPADSTPTVPGQRNNPAPDRPTTLGQQPTGGRPDPRTSPWGRPTTPPHQDGTSRPDPRTDRPGTPKGRDPRADRTADAPTRPDPRADRPSDTSARPDPRTADHRPTSDRTPATDDSTTPDHRGPEADRHDDTAAHTPDRSPEHKPADHNAPEHATPDHKPADHNAPEHATPDHKPADPDRPATADRPYGSPGGLVEPGHHDRERVENSVPRDADGKPQRHPDPEGDWPRAINGDPDAPGRHNNCVDVALATVDTYSGHPTPAAARTPDHDADGNPSDRGERGGRDRIENALGAKFSDMGDGRDAYRRLEDTLRREGHGSQAVIITRDADGRAHAWNAVNHNGKITYVDAQTGRRSNQPLHSGDHGVFAIPLGPDRRPATPERGPHHDASDTRPERRAPEEAAGKRKPGDPDYGHRLEGDHKPTEDGHIKEPPAPIHGRNGPEWQVLADSQEEGFGKSKLSQMVEAARADDSFYQEYAIPGSALTRHPAPGGLHGETSANYAAFKFVIEPDGESMVIISRSWGRGSNIPAIPGEAWTGAGHSEKLAKEYLLHLQQGLTPPQQIKLEEVYSERAPCRQSGCARILYTTFGKVRVTHSVPHPDDGTGSKKMSDQIKKIKKKRQAIINENRRYYPSGAPQAGLPSPPPAPAPIDTEE; translated from the coding sequence ATGCTGCCGGACGGCCTTGAGTGGGTCCTGGAGATGCTCGGCTTCGACTGGCCGAAGGCGGACGAGGACAAGCTGCGCGAGTGCGCCCAGGTGTGGCGCGACTTCGCGGATCAGGTCGACGAGCTGAACTATCAGGCGTTGTCGGCGGCGAACAGTGTGCGGTCGGCGAACAGCGGCGACTCGATCGATGCGTTCGGGAAGGCGTTCGACAAGTTCTCGACGGGTGGGGACGGCTATCTCGCCGATGCGGCGACGGCGTCGCGGTTGATCGCGGCGGCGTTCGATGCCGCCGCGGTGATCGTGATCACGTGCAAGATCGCGGTGATCGCGCAGATAGTGATCCTGGCCGCGGAGATCATTGCGGCGCAGGCGGCGGCGCCGTTCACGTTCGGCCTGTCGGAGCTCGGTGCGCTCGGGGCGACACAGGCGACGAAGATGATCGTCCGCCGGTTGCTGAAGGAGCTCCGTGATGCGCTGATCGAGGCGATCATGGAGACGTTGAAGGACCCGATCGTCTCTGCCGTGCAGGCGATGATCTCGGACCTGATCGCGCAGACGGTGAACCAGGGATTCGGCGCGCAGGACGGCTACGACCTGGGCCGGACGGCGAAGACGGGCTGGGAGGAGGGTAAGTCCTCTGCCGAGAACTGGAAGCAGTCCTTCGGGGAGTCGCTGCGCGACGGACTGGGCTCGCGGGCCGGTGGCTCGGCCCGGCACCATGCGGAGCGCGCGGCCGGGCACGGCGACGGCGGCAGCGGCCACGAGGGTGGTGGAAGCGAGAGCGGCGGCAGTGGCGAAAGCGGCAGCGGCGACTCGGGCTCCTCGGGGCCGTCCGGATCCTCTGGCACTTCCAACTCCACTGGTTCGTCGGGCTCTTCGGGCGCTTCGGGTTCCGATTCGGGTTCCGGCTCTTCCGGATCCGGTAGCTCATCAGGTTCAACTGGTTCCTCCGGCTCGACCGGCTCGTCGTCGGGTGGTTCGCGTCCCTCGTCCGGTGACTCCGGTGGCAGCGGTACGAGCCACTCGCCCTCGGGTGACAGCGGGAGCGGCGACTCCGGAGCGGGCAACCGCAGCGAGAGCACGTCCCGTCCTGCGCCCGCGCCGTCCAGCGACAACCGCAACTCCACGCCCCTCGACCCGTTCGGTACGCGGCTGAGCTCCGACCCCGCACCCTCGGCGAACCACACGCCCACCGGTGGCGACGGGACTCCGCCGGCCTCCTCCGCGCCCGCCCCCTCCTCGGGCGCCGACAGCGGCTCGCCCGCTCACACCGGTACGGACAGCCGTCCGGCGCCCGGCTCGGACGGTCCGGTGCCGGCGTCGGGTGACGGCCGCGGCGCGGATGCGCCGCCCGCGCACACCGGGACGGACAGCCGGCCGACACCACCTGCGCAGGACGGTTCTTCGGACGGGCCCGCGCGCAGTGGTGACACCCCCTCGGACCGTTCGGGCGGGGACACCACCCGCCCCGGGCCGACCGCCGCGCACCCCACACCCGACGCCACACCTGCTCCTGCCCCCGCCCCGGGCCCGTCGCACACCCCGGCGCCCCAGCACACCGGTGACGGATCGTCGACCCCGACGCACGGCGGCACCCCGAACGCCCGGCCCGACACCACGCCCGCTCCCGCCCCGGCCCCAGCCACGGCTCCGGCGCATGCGACCACTCCGCACCACACCGGCGACGCCGGCACCCCGCCGCACAGCGGCACCCCGGACTCCCGGCCCGGACCGGTCTCCACCCATCCCACGCCCGACTCGTCGCCGACCCCCGCGCCGGGCCATGCCGCCGACTCCCCGTCCTCCCGGCCGTCCTCGGATGCCGGTTCGACGCCCTCGCACGCCCAGCCGCAGTCCGGCGACGCACGCACCACCACCCCGTCGTACGGTCCGGTGCGCGGTGACGACACCTCCGGCTCGCCTACGCACAGCGGTGAGAGCCGTCCATCCCCGTCCTATGGTCCTGTGCGCGGCGATGCTCCGGCGAGCACCGCGGCCCAGCCCCACAACGGTCCGGACGCCGGACGTCCCGGAAACGAGGCGCCGCCGCAGCGCCACGAGTCGGTCCCGCGGGCCGAGGAGACCACCCCGCAGCAGGAACGTTCCGGCTCGGCGGTGCCGCCGCATGCAGGTTCGGTGCCGCACGTCCCGGCCGGCGACGCCTCCCGCACACCGTCCTCGGACGGGCCGCACCGGGCCACCGTCCACACCGCCTCCACCGCGGTCGCCGACGCACCGCCGACCCACACGCCCGGTACGCCCACCCCCGACGGCACCACAACGCCGTCCACCGGCCAGCCGTCCCAGAACCCCGGCCCGGTGAACCCCGGCGCGGGTGTCCCGCCGACCTCCGGGACGCCCGGCACGGGTGGTACGGGCACGCCCCGCACCGACCGTCCGACCGCCAACCGGCCTGCCGACAGCACGCCCACCGTCCCCGGTCAGCGGAACAACCCCGCCCCCGACCGCCCGACCACCCTGGGCCAGCAGCCCACGGGTGGTCGCCCCGACCCGCGCACCTCCCCGTGGGGCCGTCCGACCACGCCACCGCACCAGGACGGCACCTCCCGGCCGGACCCCCGTACCGACCGCCCCGGCACGCCCAAGGGCCGGGACCCTCGTGCGGACCGCACCGCCGATGCGCCGACCCGTCCGGACCCCCGCGCAGATCGCCCCTCGGACACGTCCGCACGGCCCGATCCGCGGACCGCAGACCACCGGCCCACGTCCGACCGCACCCCGGCGACCGACGACTCGACCACCCCGGACCACCGCGGCCCGGAGGCGGACCGCCACGACGACACGGCTGCGCACACCCCGGACAGGAGCCCCGAGCACAAGCCGGCCGACCACAACGCCCCCGAGCACGCCACTCCCGACCACAAGCCGGCCGACCACAACGCCCCCGAGCACGCCACTCCCGACCACAAGCCGGCCGACCCGGACCGTCCGGCGACCGCCGACCGTCCGTACGGCAGCCCCGGCGGCCTGGTCGAGCCCGGCCATCACGACCGGGAGCGGGTCGAGAACTCCGTCCCGCGCGACGCCGACGGCAAGCCGCAGCGCCACCCGGACCCCGAGGGCGACTGGCCGCGCGCGATCAACGGGGATCCGGACGCCCCCGGCCGCCACAACAACTGCGTCGACGTGGCGCTGGCCACCGTCGACACCTACTCCGGCCACCCGACCCCGGCAGCCGCCCGCACTCCCGACCACGACGCGGACGGGAACCCCTCGGACCGCGGTGAGCGCGGCGGACGCGACCGGATCGAGAACGCCCTCGGCGCCAAGTTCTCCGACATGGGCGACGGTCGGGACGCCTACCGCCGACTGGAGGACACCCTCCGCCGCGAGGGCCACGGCTCGCAGGCCGTCATCATCACCCGCGACGCCGACGGCCGTGCCCACGCCTGGAACGCCGTCAACCACAACGGCAAGATCACTTACGTCGACGCCCAGACCGGCCGTCGCTCCAACCAGCCCCTCCATAGCGGTGACCACGGCGTCTTCGCCATCCCCCTCGGCCCGGACCGCCGGCCCGCCACACCCGAACGCGGCCCCCACCACGATGCATCCGACACCCGTCCCGAGCGGCGCGCCCCGGAGGAGGCTGCCGGAAAGCGGAAGCCCGGGGATCCGGACTACGGGCATCGGTTGGAGGGTGATCACAAGCCGACGGAGGACGGCCACATCAAGGAACCCCCTGCACCGATACACGGCCGGAACGGACCTGAGTGGCAGGTTCTGGCGGACTCCCAGGAGGAGGGTTTCGGCAAGTCCAAGCTCAGCCAAATGGTTGAGGCGGCCCGAGCCGATGACTCCTTCTACCAGGAGTACGCCATTCCGGGCTCTGCCCTGACCCGGCACCCGGCACCCGGCGGTCTGCACGGCGAGACCTCGGCGAACTACGCGGCTTTCAAGTTCGTCATCGAACCTGACGGCGAGTCGATGGTGATCATCTCGCGGAGCTGGGGAAGGGGCAGCAACATCCCGGCCATCCCGGGGGAGGCATGGACCGGTGCAGGGCATTCGGAGAAGCTGGCCAAGGAGTACCTGCTTCATCTTCAGCAGGGGCTGACGCCTCCGCAGCAGATCAAACTGGAGGAGGTCTACTCCGAGCGGGCGCCGTGCCGTCAGTCGGGCTGTGCCAGAATCCTGTACACCACGTTCGGGAAGGTCAGGGTCACGCATTCGGTCCCGCATCCTGACGACGGCACCGGCTCGAAGAAGATGAGCGACCAGATCAAGAAAATCAAGAAGAAGCGCCAGGCGATCATCAACGAGAACCGGCGCTACTACCCGTCTGGCGCACCCCAGGCCGGACTGCCGAGCCCCCCGCCTGCTCCGGCGCCGATCGATACCGAGGAGTGA
- a CDS encoding ribosomal large subunit pseudouridine synthase D, translated as MSIAAQTRSLPVPDGLEGERLDAALARMFGFSRTKAAELAADGKVTLDGSVAGKSERVTAGAWLEVEIPAPAAPVQIVAEHVEGMRIVHDDDDIVLVDKPVGVAAHPSPGWTGTTVIGGLAAAGYRISTSGAAERQGIVHRLDVGTSGLMVVAKSERAYTDLKRQFHDRITEKKYNALVQGHPDPLTGTVDAPIGRHPSSDWKWAVTRDGKPSVTHYDLIEAYRAASLLDIKLETGRTHQIRVHMSALRHPCVGDLTYGADPTLAKRLGLTRQWLHAVQLGFEHPADGQWVEFRSEYPADLQKALDIISAES; from the coding sequence GTGAGTATCGCAGCGCAGACCCGCAGCCTTCCCGTACCCGACGGCCTGGAGGGCGAGCGCCTCGACGCCGCCCTGGCCCGGATGTTCGGCTTCTCCCGGACGAAGGCCGCCGAACTGGCCGCCGACGGCAAGGTGACGCTCGACGGCTCCGTCGCCGGGAAGTCCGAGCGGGTCACCGCCGGCGCCTGGCTGGAGGTCGAGATCCCGGCCCCCGCCGCCCCCGTGCAGATCGTCGCCGAGCACGTCGAGGGCATGCGCATCGTCCACGACGACGACGACATCGTGCTCGTCGACAAGCCGGTCGGCGTCGCCGCCCACCCCAGCCCCGGCTGGACCGGCACCACCGTCATCGGCGGCCTCGCCGCCGCTGGCTACCGCATCTCCACCTCCGGCGCCGCCGAGCGCCAGGGCATCGTGCACCGCCTCGACGTCGGCACCTCCGGTCTCATGGTCGTCGCCAAGTCCGAGCGCGCCTACACCGACCTCAAGCGGCAGTTCCACGACCGGATCACGGAGAAGAAGTACAACGCCCTCGTCCAGGGCCACCCCGACCCGCTCACCGGCACCGTCGACGCCCCGATCGGCCGCCACCCCAGCAGCGACTGGAAGTGGGCCGTCACCCGCGACGGCAAGCCCTCGGTCACCCACTACGACCTCATCGAGGCCTACCGCGCCGCCTCCCTGCTCGACATCAAGCTGGAGACCGGCCGTACCCACCAGATCCGGGTGCACATGTCCGCGCTGCGCCACCCCTGCGTCGGCGATCTCACCTACGGCGCCGACCCGACCCTCGCCAAGCGCCTCGGCCTCACCCGGCAGTGGCTGCACGCTGTCCAGCTCGGCTTCGAGCACCCCGCCGACGGCCAGTGGGTCGAGTTCCGCAGCGAGTACCCGGCCGACCTGCAGAAGGCCCTCGACATCATCTCCGCGGAGAGCTGA
- a CDS encoding nucleic acid/nucleotide deaminase of polymorphic system toxin, with protein MITQEQALAAADRWLNGDAPAEQRRAVRHREFGLGWVVWAAPAPLERDPVTGERRPPADLGDASGVVDRETGELSVWPSIPVDEVIRSYEAKHADRAHRNDPPATGPGNTAVATYVNPADGEEVMLYRNAGPGLPPAEYQLAAELDRLGVPAGNVVAVHTDLRPATLPGGYTAALVERAFPNAGVSCSHTYGIFAEERAEGVAALTEHAERIARMAGQQPPPRPHRVPAPQPGEVEPAAPVRDVALGRRIAEVFGEVVRYDADDIAGSALPESARSTLTWAGLPADVPLFFAADHPDAPPPGGLFADLRAHLTSAGTELDPQLLDVLAGWTRLGSDGLCVVAVQCDGDEQSAGSVWAVHPRTGSGRYVNASVSAFLRSLDALVTARAALRGLDPLAAGAAVAALQNELAAIDPQAFHKDSTWWNVVVEQMWHGLF; from the coding sequence GTGATCACCCAGGAGCAGGCCCTCGCCGCAGCCGACCGCTGGCTGAACGGCGATGCGCCGGCCGAGCAGCGCCGTGCCGTCCGCCACCGCGAGTTCGGTCTCGGCTGGGTGGTCTGGGCGGCGCCCGCGCCGTTGGAGCGCGACCCCGTGACCGGGGAGCGGCGCCCGCCGGCCGACCTCGGCGACGCCTCCGGCGTGGTGGACCGGGAGACCGGCGAGCTCAGCGTCTGGCCGTCGATCCCGGTGGACGAGGTGATCCGCTCGTACGAGGCCAAGCACGCCGACCGGGCGCACCGGAACGACCCGCCGGCCACCGGCCCGGGCAACACCGCCGTCGCCACCTACGTGAACCCGGCCGACGGCGAGGAGGTCATGCTCTACCGCAACGCGGGGCCGGGCCTGCCGCCGGCGGAGTACCAGCTCGCCGCCGAGCTCGACCGGCTCGGCGTGCCCGCCGGCAACGTGGTCGCCGTCCACACCGACCTGCGCCCGGCCACCCTGCCCGGCGGCTACACCGCCGCCCTGGTGGAGCGCGCCTTCCCCAACGCGGGCGTCTCCTGCTCGCACACCTACGGGATCTTCGCCGAGGAGCGGGCCGAGGGCGTGGCGGCGCTCACCGAGCACGCCGAGCGGATCGCCCGGATGGCCGGGCAGCAGCCGCCCCCGCGGCCGCACCGGGTACCGGCGCCGCAGCCCGGCGAGGTGGAGCCCGCCGCGCCGGTGCGTGACGTGGCGCTCGGCCGCCGCATCGCCGAGGTCTTCGGCGAGGTCGTGCGGTACGACGCCGACGACATCGCGGGCAGTGCCCTGCCGGAGTCGGCCCGCTCCACGCTGACCTGGGCGGGGCTGCCCGCCGACGTGCCGCTGTTCTTCGCCGCGGACCACCCGGACGCTCCGCCGCCCGGCGGCCTGTTCGCCGATCTGCGCGCTCATCTGACCTCCGCCGGTACGGAATTGGATCCGCAGCTGCTGGACGTCCTCGCGGGCTGGACCAGGCTCGGCTCGGACGGCCTGTGCGTCGTCGCCGTGCAGTGCGACGGTGACGAGCAGAGCGCCGGGTCGGTCTGGGCCGTCCACCCGCGCACGGGCAGCGGACGGTACGTCAACGCCTCGGTCTCCGCCTTCCTGCGCAGCCTGGACGCCCTGGTGACGGCGCGCGCCGCGCTGCGCGGGCTGGACCCGCTGGCCGCCGGCGCCGCAGTGGCCGCACTCCAGAACGAGCTCGCGGCGATCGACCCGCAGGCCTTCCACAAGGACTCCACCTGGTGGAACGTGGTCGTCGAGCAGATGTGGCACGGCCTGTTCTGA
- a CDS encoding signal peptidase II, with product MYTAAERIISTPGSPQTQDEAVPTARVPHEPETAVDESASEPATGAAAGATAAGGARNVRRRRIGVLLAVALLAYLIDLGSKLLVVARLEGHRPIQVIGDVMTFQVIRNPGAAFGMGQAMTVVFTAIAAAVIVVIWRIARRLYSLPWAIALGLLLGGALGNLTDRLFRSPGVFRGHVVDFISVQHFAVFNLADSAIVCGGILVVLLSFRGSNPDGTTHQPARSHTAQDGEENTGDHAE from the coding sequence TTGTACACGGCAGCGGAGCGGATCATCAGCACCCCAGGTTCCCCCCAGACGCAGGACGAAGCCGTCCCCACCGCACGCGTGCCGCACGAGCCGGAGACCGCCGTGGACGAGTCCGCCTCCGAGCCGGCCACCGGCGCCGCGGCCGGCGCCACCGCCGCAGGTGGCGCCCGCAACGTCCGCCGCCGCCGGATCGGCGTCCTGCTGGCCGTCGCGCTGCTCGCCTACCTGATCGACCTCGGCAGCAAGCTGCTGGTCGTCGCCCGGCTGGAGGGCCACCGGCCGATCCAGGTCATCGGCGACGTCATGACCTTCCAGGTGATCCGCAACCCCGGTGCCGCCTTCGGCATGGGCCAGGCCATGACCGTGGTCTTCACCGCCATCGCCGCAGCCGTCATCGTGGTGATCTGGCGGATCGCCCGCCGCCTCTACAGCCTGCCCTGGGCGATCGCGCTGGGCCTGCTGCTCGGCGGCGCCCTCGGCAACCTCACCGACCGGCTGTTCCGCTCCCCGGGCGTGTTCCGCGGCCACGTCGTGGACTTCATCTCCGTCCAGCACTTCGCCGTCTTCAACCTGGCCGACTCGGCGATCGTCTGCGGCGGCATCCTCGTGGTGCTGCTCTCCTTCCGCGGCTCCAACCCGGACGGCACCACCCACCAGCCCGCCAGGTCGCACACCGCCCAGGACGGCGAGGAGAACACCGGCGACCACGCCGAGTGA
- a CDS encoding putative GNAT family N-acyltransferase yields the protein MAEQTTPAPVEIRIADGEADLALVRSVRREVFVEEQNVPEELEYDELDATSVHVLAVAPDGSGLGTGRLIHGADALKLTGIEGRVLLGRLAVRKPARGTGLGAELVRAIEQAGRARGARELELHAQVHALGFYERLGYTAEGPVYEDAGIPHRTMVRVF from the coding sequence ATGGCCGAGCAGACCACGCCGGCGCCCGTCGAGATCCGGATCGCCGACGGCGAGGCCGACCTCGCGCTGGTGCGCAGCGTCCGGCGCGAGGTGTTCGTCGAGGAGCAGAACGTCCCGGAGGAGCTGGAGTACGACGAGCTGGACGCCACCTCGGTGCACGTGCTCGCCGTCGCGCCCGACGGCTCCGGCCTCGGCACCGGCCGGCTCATCCACGGCGCCGACGCCCTGAAGCTCACCGGCATCGAGGGCCGCGTCCTGCTCGGCCGCCTGGCCGTGCGCAAGCCCGCCCGCGGCACCGGCCTCGGCGCCGAGCTCGTCCGCGCCATCGAGCAGGCCGGCCGCGCCCGCGGCGCCCGCGAGCTCGAACTGCACGCCCAGGTCCACGCGCTCGGCTTCTACGAGCGGCTCGGCTACACCGCCGAAGGTCCGGTCTACGAGGACGCCGGCATTCCGCACCGCACCATGGTCCGGGTGTTCTGA
- a CDS encoding TraR/DksA family transcriptional regulator, whose translation MAERATGTRTATKRTREAVAGDPGEGTVSTARRKTSTTTGRAAASRTHVPAGSGARAGGAESVDPAELPVRPGEDAWTSAEVAELHAELNADLERLRAEIEASEAAITGLMRDSNDGAGDDQVDAGTKNINRESELALANNARDSLAQTERALARLEGVGFGVCESCGQPIGKARLQAFPRATLCVGCKAKQERR comes from the coding sequence ATGGCTGAGAGAGCAACTGGCACGCGTACCGCCACCAAGCGGACGCGGGAGGCTGTGGCAGGCGACCCAGGGGAGGGGACCGTGAGCACTGCACGGCGGAAGACCAGCACCACCACCGGCCGGGCGGCGGCCAGCCGCACCCACGTCCCGGCGGGCTCCGGCGCCCGGGCCGGCGGCGCCGAGTCGGTGGACCCGGCCGAGCTGCCCGTCCGCCCCGGCGAGGACGCCTGGACATCGGCCGAGGTGGCCGAGCTGCACGCCGAGCTCAACGCCGACCTGGAGCGCCTGCGCGCCGAGATCGAGGCCTCCGAAGCCGCGATCACCGGCCTGATGCGCGACTCCAACGACGGCGCCGGGGACGACCAGGTCGACGCCGGCACCAAGAACATCAACCGCGAGAGCGAACTCGCCCTCGCCAACAACGCCCGTGACAGCCTCGCCCAGACCGAGCGTGCCCTCGCCCGGCTGGAGGGTGTCGGCTTCGGCGTCTGCGAGTCCTGCGGCCAGCCGATCGGCAAGGCCCGGCTCCAGGCGTTCCCGCGGGCGACCCTCTGCGTGGGCTGCAAGGCCAAGCAGGAGCGCAGGTAG